In Octopus bimaculoides isolate UCB-OBI-ISO-001 chromosome 26, ASM119413v2, whole genome shotgun sequence, the following are encoded in one genomic region:
- the LOC106874848 gene encoding cytochrome b5 domain-containing protein 1, translating to MQYQIRNVLLKPILDVGGTDISHWFDKITHDVRRYVDPETHCLIPYCPNGRFLHIPPPYPESSWANDFGCPWWKNENFLVGFLSQKTCRIKIVNSLTSQEQIIEVCSEEQIQDILERYLPYNAHAASYTWKYQGKNLNMMKTLEENGIKDFDEEFYQLRMDENAYLQTIHLYFNDDLTVA from the exons ATGCAGTACCAAATAA GAAATGTACTTTTGAAGCCAATCCTTGATGTCGGTGGCACTGATATCTCCCATTGGTTTGACAAGATCACTCATGAC GTCCGCAGATACGTTGATCCTGAAACTCACTGCCTTATTCCTTATTGTCCAAACGGTCGCTTTCTTCACATCCCGCCGCCTTACCCAGAATCCAGCTGGGCAAATGACTTTGGTTGCCCCTGGTGGAAGAATGAAAATTTTCTGGTTGGCTTTCTCTCCCAAAAGACTTGCCGTATCAAGATTGTAAACTCGTTAACATCACAGGAACAAATAATTGAG GTTTGCTCCGAGGAACAGATCCAAGATATACTCGAGCGTTATTTGCCATACAATGCACATGCTGCCAGTTACACGTGGAAGTACCAGGGCAAAAACTTGAATATGATGAAAACTCTGGAGGAGAACGGCATCAAAGACTTTGACGAGGAATTCTACCAACTGAGGATGGACGAAAACGCGTACCTCCAGACTATACACCTGTATTTCAATGATGACCTCACTGTTGCGTGA